The following DNA comes from Miscanthus floridulus cultivar M001 chromosome 5, ASM1932011v1, whole genome shotgun sequence.
cctctctttctctcttcgccCGCGAGCCTCTCTTCCTCGCTCTCGCCTCCTGGACGAGTTCTGAATCTGGGATTGCGGCGGTCCCGTGGGCGAAGAGCAGCAGCTCTTCGGTGCCGGTGGTGAGTCTCATCTTCCTGCTCTGTAAAGGTTTCTTGCTTTTCAGTGCCATTTAGCTTTGGCCTCCAGTTTGGTTTCGCTTTAATGAAGATATTTATGGTGAAATTATTTGAGTTTTTTTTCCTTGTTCGTGGGAActccccccccgcccccccccccccccccccccccaacaagTGTTTTTAGACTCTAGCTAGTAGCTACTATGACAATTTTCTCCTAATAATTGACTAATATAAGAACCAATAAGTTCATCTGCTAGTATAACCCACATATCGAGATCATCAGCTGTTTTTAGAAATAAGAGGACCTGCCCTGTTCCTGCTGCTCAATAAGAGCAAATTAGATTATTAAGCCATCGGGCTGGTCGAATCTTATATGATCAAGTTTCTCCACTGTTTTTTCTTAAGGGaaaaaaaggaagggaggtaACTAGTCTGTATTTGCTATAACTGTGATGTTACCGttatctagtttttttttttctttccaattTCTGTTTACCTTTGCTATTTATATGGCTGTGCTTACAAGTTTCAAAGGTTTGCTGCTTGAGCATCATATGCTTGATTTTCGCAAATCAATGCTTAATTGTCTATTTCCATCTATTTGGCATGATAGGATTTTCATTATCTTTACTTCTTTGTGTCACTAGCTTTCCCAAATTCAAGTCTCCACTTTGAAATATTGGAGTTAGACCTGATATTTGTGTTAAACATATGATGCAGGGAAGGTTCATAATATGATGGCTGCAGAGATAGTTAAGCAGTTCTCAAACATTACTCTGGGAGAAGATAATGAGACATGCGATGTTAAACAAGCGCTTAAGGTCTTGAGAAAGAAGATTCTTAGTTTGGATTTTGACAACTCCATGCATGTCCATGATCCACAGGACTCATTTGAGTACTTGGAAGTGCTGCGCAAAATCAAACAACTCTCTGAAAAGTTAAGGACCTTAGACCCTGGTGGAGAAGCCAAACAGCTGGATGAACTCACTGTGTATGCATATGACCTTTCTGAAATGGCAATGGCAAGACTCGAAGAGGAATTTGTTTATCTTCTTGCAAATTACAAACAGCCATTAGAACAGGAGGTTCTCTCTTTTCGCTCTACAGAGGATGGTAGTGTGGAAGACTTTTCAAGCAGCTCATTTAGTGAGGAACAATCGGAAGGGAAGGAAACACCAAATGATATCAGTGGAGGAACAGAATATTTTGTGCCTGATTTAATTCAACCTGGTGCACTCTCTGCTGTCAAGTCCATTGCTAAATTCATGTTCCTGAATGGCTATGATAAGGAGTGTTGCCAGGCTTATATAAACTCACGGCAGAGTGCGATAGATGAGTACTTTGGGTCTCTTCGTCTGGAAAAGCTCAGTATAGAGGACCTTATGAACACTAGTTGGAACAAGTTGAATTCATTAATAAAGAGATGGAACCGGGCAATGAGGGTTTTTATTCAAGTATATCTTGTTAGTGAGAAACGTCTTAGCAAACATGTCTTTGGTGAACTTACAGATTCAACTGCAGACTTGTGCTTCTCTGAGATTTCatttaactcagttatacaactTCTGAGCTTTTATGTATCTGTAGCAATTGGTCCCCCAAAAACAGAAAAGCTTTTTCGATTGCTTGATATGTATGATGTCCTGGAAGATCTTCTCCCTGAAGCTGAATCCTTGTTTGAATCAGGATACGATGATATGATCCTGAATGAGTATCATGAAGCACTACTGCAACTGGGAGAATCTGCAAGGAAGACATTCGCAGAATTCAAGTATGCCATCCAATCATACACTTCATCCAGTGCAGTAGCTCGTGGAGAAGTGCATCCACTTACAAAGTATGTTATGAACTACATAAGAGCTCTCACAGCATACAGCAAAACTCTTGATTCACTTCTCAAGGACACGGATCAAAGATGCCTGGCTTCTGACATTCAGTCGATGGCAAACTCATATCCTAATTTCATGGCAACAGCTTTGCATCTACAGTCTGTTACTGCAGTTTTGGAGGCAAATCTTGAAGCTGGGTCTAGATTGTACAGAGATGATCGATTGCAGAACATCTTCATGATGAACAACATCCACTACATGGTTCAGAAAGTGAAGAACTCAGATCTCAAAAGCTTTCTTGGTGATAACTGGATCCGGATTCATAACAGGAAATTTCAGCAGCAAGCTATGAGATATGAGAGGGCATCATGGAATAATGTTCTCTCTTACCTCAGTGATGATGGCTTGTGTGCTGCTGGTGATGCTGCTTCTCGCAAAACCATCAGGGAGAAGATAAAGAATTTCAATCTGTCCTTTGAAGAGGTTTACCGAGTTCAGACAGCATGGTCTGTCCCAGATGACCAACTCCGTGATGATGTCCGGATATCAATATCACTGAAAGTTATACAGGCCTATAGGACGTTCGTGGGAAGATATTCAGGCTTTCTTGATGGCACAAGGCATCGAGATCGTTACATAAAGTACAGGCCAGAGGATTTGGAGACACTTTTGCTAGATCTTTTTGAAGGAACTCAAAAGACACTGCAGTATTCTCTTCGAGTGTAAAGCTTGAACCAATTCTTGAAGAAGAGATGCCTCAGTCCCCTCCACCTGATTTTTGGTTTCCTTCTTTGGTTTGTAATGGTACTGTTGAATGAGTATATAGTGATGTCCTGTTGTGCCAAACTAGCATGATTTTGCCTTTTCTTGTGGCCTGTCTTGCTGCCTAGCATTCCTTTCCTCATGACATTGTAGAAGTACATATGATGTTAGAGATAGCATTCTACTGTTCCCGAAACTTTGGTGACGGAGTGTAAAGTTTCTGAATGTTTTGGTAGTGATACAGTAATTCTTCATTCCTGATCCATTTAATAATTTGCCTCCATTAAAATGAAGGATATGTGTTGGTCTGAAAGGAGCTCTTCACAGCTGAAGGGTTCGGTGAAGAATgaacccttttttttttttgaaaggtcaGAATGAAACCAATTTGTCACACTATAGATGTTTGATAGAAAGTCTCAACCAAAATTAAAGAAATTAATCAAGCTCCCCATTCCCCATATCTATTGTACTCTCTACATGAGTTAACCATGTAGTCCCCTGCAGTTTAAATCAGAAAAAGAAAACGAGAGAAATGAAAGAACACATAGAACTGCCGCCACCCCTATAATTAAAAAAAAACGTCCCTGGATGAATGAATTTCTATGTCCTCCAATTAATAAGTGGAATCAAACGCTAGCCCATCACTTATTCTGATCTTCGACGTCCTTCTTGAGGTCGGCCGGCGGCAGGAAGTAGTCCGTGGTGAGGCCGTGCACATTGAAATCGGCCTCCTCCACCGTCCACGTCTCCTCCAGCTTCCGCTTGTGGTTGACGGATCCCTCGCCGTAACGGAAAAGCGTGACGTTGGTGTGGCCGCCGTGCGCGATGTTGATGCCGTCGATGTAGCGGTAGTCGGAGATGACGGACTCCATGCTGGTCTCCCAGAAGATGTTCTCGCTGCGGCGGTGGCCCTTGCCGGACTTCATGCGGAGCAGGTGCGAGTCCTCGAGCTGGATGAGCAGCCCCGTGCGCTGGCTGAAGTAGCCCCACACCGTGTGGTGGATGATATCGAACGCCGGAGCGCTCCGCGCCCGCAGCGTCGCGGCGCCAGCCTCCAGCTTCAGGATGAAGCACTCCTCGTTGTTGAGGACCTTCTCGCCTATGCACACCGCGTCCGAGAAGAGGTTCGCAATGGAGCGTGGATCCAGCCCCTGCAAATAAAAGGAGCACGATCGAAGATGCATCTGGCTGAACGCTATCCGATCCTCTGCATGCCATCCCGTGCCGCCTTTGGTGCTTAATTTACCTGGAGAGAGCGGCGGAGGGGCCGGGGCGGGCCGCGCGAGACGTGGGAGTGCTCGGCGGCGGACTGCCGCCACGCGATCTTGCCGTCGCTGCCGGCGCTCATCTTGTGGCCGGCCATTATAAGCTCGAAGAACCAGACCTCGGGTGTCTTCTGCCAGAGCACGAAGCCGCCGACCTCGGCGCGGCcctgcgcggcggcggtggtgaccGTCTGGTCGCCGAGGTGGAACTCGGACGCGCACATCCGCACCTTCCCCACGGCGTACATGCTCCGCACCCCCTGCAGCGCAGCCTGCCCGCCCGTCGCCGCGATGTACTGCTGGATTATGTACTTGGCCGTCGACGCTTGCTTCAATCGATCATTCATCAAGCAACCGAGTCACGATTTCCGTGCGCGCGTAAAAAACGTAGCATGCATGCCAGGGACGCGCGATCATTCATTCCGCTCCCGTGCATGGCAAGACGATGATGGGTGGGTGGCTTACGATAGAGGAGTCGCGGATGGAGCGGCTGAAAGCGCGATCGTGCGGGACGGGGCAGGGGATGAGCGGCGACCCGACGACGTTGAGGAACAGCTGGAGCTCCGCGGTGGCGGAGGCAGCTCCGTCGACGGTGGCGCGATCGAAGGCCTGGTTCTTGAGCCAGGCGCGCATGTTGGCGCCCCCGGCGCCGCGGCGCTTGTCGGCGCCGGGGGCGTTGATGAGCATCTCATCGGGGATGGGCACCTCCAGCACGGTGTCCAGGGAGTCGTCGCGGTCCAGGTTCGGGCACAGCTTCCTCATGACACGGCCGCTGCGTCGTCGCGCCGCGCATCAATGCCGCCGATCCGTGGAGAATAAGCTGACGGAGAAGCGCCTGGGTGCAGCAGGGCGCTAAGCTAGCGCCGCGTGCTTgccggagacacggacacgggATTGATGAGAAGACAGAGAGAGAAACAGGTTGGAGAAGGAACCGGCCGGAACATGTAGATGGTGGCAAGGCATGCATTGGAAGCGAGGAATAAGTGGATCGCGCAACCGACGGGGGCGCGGTATTGTGAGGAGCTAGTGCTCGAGCCTAGAGGTGCGTGGGAACTACAGCTTTGGTGCTGGACGCGTTGACACTTACCACTACTACACTAAGCATTTGTAGGGACAGCTAACCATAATTTGATAGATGATTTTGTTGGTCGTCCCTACCACATCGTCTTTATAAGGATTTATAGGAGCGGTTCTCAAGCCACCTATACAAACAGCAGCCACCCCTATAATTTTATTTATAAGGACGGTTAGTAACAccagccatctctacaaaaataatttatagggacggctgtaACACCATTTGCTCCTATAattttcatttgtaggggcggtcctctctagaaccgcccctacagtatattttttctaaaaaaattgaaattcaaaaattaaaatctgactagaatatatatatatatatatatatatatatatatatatatatatatatataaaattcaGAAGGACATTATATTAACAACCAATTGACAAGAAGATATATACATTATAGACCCAAAATAATTTAGATTACTTCATTACAAACCCATTCATTACAaacacataataatttaaatttgctcattacaaaccataataatttagatcagTTTATTATTACAACCAACAAGAATTTAAATTCCTAGAACTTCCCGACGTTGTGCCACGTACTTGGAGAAGTGAAGATCATTGATTTTATATGCCAAAATATCACTAATGTAGCGCAATgtatttactagtgcactctcccttgcttcacaaTATTGTTCACAAGGTCTACTGACGACGATTAGAATTGATGGAGAACTTTCTCTCCTCGTCACAAGAATTTTTTTTCTGGATTCCCTCTGAAGTGAGAACAGGGCCACCATATTCCCATCTATAACGACCCAATTAATGCATGGCTTGGTTTATAATGGTTTCAAAGCTACAACTTGCGTATGTTACACCATTCTCCTCAATCTGCCTCTGTTGGAAAAAATATGGTTAtcagaaccatgcatatatatagacataacaattaatcTGGTTATAAGTTATGAGACTGACCACATCATTTATGTTGTTCTCAGCAAGCTGTGCACAATAATGCCCAATATCGTGGTGGAGGCCCATATCCAAAGCTCCAATCTTCATggaggagtatgtaggaatatTATACCCAATTCTTTGAAGTACCCTTAAATATTCTTGCACAACATATTTTTGCACACTAATATCGTGATATTGTGCGCTGCTCGTCCTCTCGATGTATAAAACTAGAACTTGTTGGTTACCCGCCCTAGTTAGAATAGAAAACCCAATTCGACATTGCTTGAGTCCACCATCTACAAGGAATGTACCAACATTGAGGTGATCAACCCTGAAATTTGAGAGTGTCTGTCTGAGCCATGGTATAGGTTGAATTGCCTATATTTAAGAATTATATGTATCAGAACAAAATATCTATAGAGGTGTCTttaaaacatgttacttactatgTTTGATATGGGTGTTTGCCCTCCCCAATGTTGGTTGGAAGCCCAGATCAAATACACAATTATCTGGCAGATCCGGTGAAGGGAGTTCGACCATGTCTTATCCTAAATTTATGTCAAGGAAAACAATTATAGTAGAGGAggacaggagaggagaggagtagaagaAGTAGGAGCAGAGGATAGGATAGGAGAGGAGTTGAAGTTGTATGGCAGGAGAGGAGGGTCTACAAAGCATCAGTTGCCTACCAATAGAgaggtggtagtagtagtaggacaacAACAATAGTATTAATAATACGATAGCTGGAGCATTAGTATTAATAGATGGAGTTGCATTACAACCAAAATATAGCTGTCAACATACAATTAGTGTTATCCAAACTAAACCATAATAAAATCATCATACAATTGTGTTTTCCAGCTACATCGACCATCTAATTGTGTCATCACAGGCCTAAGTATTGCAGTTGCATTGGCAGCTCATGGAAAGCCTCATCCAAAGTCCAAACATCATCACCAACAGACTGATAATCACCATATTCTTACAAAAACCACTCTTACCACCCTGGGGGGGGATGATTTACCACAATCAACTGGGGCCAGTTTAGGGGAGGTAGTTGCTGCTCTAATATAGGCATTGAAATCTCTAAGTGCATGGtcatagttgttgtacttctTGTGTATAGCATTTTTGAACCCAAGCACATATTTACTAGCCTCATGTCAAGACATATAAATCACAGGTTTCTTCCCGTAGAAAACAACATAGTAAGAGCCAATTTTTTAGTGGAAGTGAAGAAAATAGCCATTAATTAGGTTCAAACTAACTCACAAAAcgagtagtaatagtagtagtagagatagaggcctcagaaacatgtcaatcatcatttgatcaagaacttagagcataaaggcatcataaacacagtgaacatatataaaaatagtgagcatataGAAAAAGACAGTAGGGACAGCTGGTAataatgccaagttcctcacaagttcatgatcatcagctcatattccagatAATTTCTagagttggacaatttcatcattggcaaaagaGAGAGTAGAGGAGGGGAGAGTTGGCAAAAAaatagctgctgcttcccaaacatagagtaGAGGAAGAGGTGACCAAAAAAGCAGTTGTTGCTTCtgaaacatagaggataggaaaggtggtcAAGAAAAgcatatatatgctcactgtttttatatatgcagacAGTAGCTGCTGCCATATATCACAAAATGAGTACtaagagtagtagtagtggtagaggcctcagaaacatgtcaaacatCATTTGATCAAGAACATAGAGCATAAGGGTAGCATAAATACAGTGAGCATTTAGAAAAAGACAGTAGGGGCGGccggtaatgatgccaagtttctcACAAGTTCATGATCATTAGCTCATAATTTAGATAATATTTGGagttagacaatttcatcataggccaaagaggagagaggagatgagagtttgcCCAAAAAAATAGTTGCTGGTTCCCAAAAAGAAATAGCAGCTGCTACCAAACATAAAGGAGTAGGAGAACTAGAAGTTAtaatagaggagaggagaggagaggagaggggtagTAGAAGTAGGAGAGGAGGCTCTACAAAGCAGTTGCTTCCTATCAAAAGAAGCATATATAAACACAGTGGGCATATATAATctcagtgagcatatataatcaCAGAGATCATATATAAAACAATGAGCATATCtaaaaaacagtgagcatatataaacacagtgggcatatcgacaaaagatgctcggtagtccaccgaggggtatcccatgatggtagatttgtcgtagaggtgagcgagatcaggagcgagatggtaatacaagacacaagatttagacaggttcagccgtcagtatgacataatacctacatcatgtgttctaatgtattgcattgagatgtatggatcatgGTGTAGATGTATGTATCGATATGTCCACTAGGGgatccctgcctctccttatatactctggaggggcatgttacaaggaaagtatcctatttggtactatacaatagcttgcggtgcacgccgagcagcgccgtacatgccttgatcttgtgggctaggccacctccgatggtgtggcccatgttttgtcttgtggataccaagggctatacccccacagctagtccccgagcctaatagtaggtgacgtagtcatatggtgccagggtcagaaagtagaagaccagccgagcaggcagccagtcctcaagcatagcctcgagatgagaacaagcacattcaccgcaaggtgaagtgtgcccacttagtccccgagcccgctggaagatgaagaatgaatcttgtagcaggctcgaagaaaaagaagtctgaaagctttgtcgacgtcatccgacatgcgcgtatcaagacccagatgtgctgcccaagatcagcaccctgatccgaacaacatggagcagcttgatagcacatcgatgagacgtagcaagatttgACCAGCAAgggagtcctcggtgtcactagcgttgtccgagcaccgatgagtgaggagtccccagcgtcgctggcgatgaccgagcaccaaagagcgagcagtcctcggcatcgctggtgatgaccgaacaccaaggagtgaggagtcctgatgtcgctagcgatgaccgtgcatcgaggagcgaggagtccctggcgtcactggcgacgaccgagcatcgaggagcgaggagtccctggcgatgaccgagcaccgaggagcgaggagtccccgacgtcgctagcgatgttcaagcaccgaggagcgaggagtccccggcatcgctggcgatgatcgagcaccgaggagtccctgatgtagctagcgatgtccgagcaccgaggagttcctagcgaagctggcgaggtccaaGCACCAAAAAGTGAGGAGccccccagcatcgctggcgatgaccgagcaccgaggagcgaggagtcccgacgtcgctggtgatgaccgagcatcgaagagcgaggagtccctgccatcgctagcgatgaccaagcaccgaggagtaagGAGTTCCtgacatcgctggtgatgtccttgcaccgaggagagaggagtcccgaTGTTGCTTGCGATGACTaagtaccgaggagcgaggagtccccggcgtcgctggcgatgaccgagcaccgaggagtcaacTGTGGATTGAACCAAGCCCTActtagcgtgccaactgtcgacaaaagatactcggcagtccaccgaggggtatcccacgatggtagatttgtcatagaggtgagtgagatcaggagcgagatgataatacaagcaccaagacacaagatttagacaggttcggccgttagtatgacgtaatacctacatcctgtgttctgatgtattgcattgagatgtatggatcgtggtgtagatgtatgtatcgatctgtccactaggggacccctgcctctccttatatactctgaaggggcagggttacaaggaaagtatcatatttggtactatataatagcttgcggtgcacaccgagcagcgtcgtgcatgccttgatcttgtgggctaggccacctctgatggtgtggcccatgtcttgtcttgtggataccgtgGGCTATACCCCCACAGGGCATATATAAAAACAGAGAGCATATATAAACATAGTGGGCATACACaatcacagtgagcatatataaaaacattaggcatatataaaaatagtgacatatatataaatacagtgagtatatataaatatagtggACATATATAAAAATAGAGAGTATATATAAAGACAGTGGGCATATCtaaaaatagtgagcatatataatcagagtgagcatatataaacataGTTTTAGTAGCTCAAGACTAATAATACCATGATGACAACATTGTTTAGCTCAAGACTAATACCATGATGACAACACAAAAAGGTATTTCAAATAGAAATGCTAGAGAAGAggtcattttcagcacacattaGGACAACATGGTACTCTAATCTAAATTGAGCACGACATATTCAAGTCTCACAACCCATTTCAGCAACATATCCAAGTCTCAATGAAATAGAGCATGGCGTGAACTCAGCGCAACAGGAATGGAGGAAAAGGGGTCGAGGGAAGGGGTTGGGGCATACCTGCAGAAGGACGCTGGGGAGGGGGCGTGGATGTCAAAGGACATGACAATAGGTGCAGCCTCACCAGGGGAGCATGCGTAGACACCAGGGCCACCAGGGGAGCGCGCGTGGACGCCAAACACATGGGGCGGGGGAGAGCGCGTGCGGACGCTGAACGCACGACCACCGGGGCAATCCCACTAGAGGAGGGGGCATGGACGCCAGAGCTACAagggatggtggtggtggcgcaaTGGGCTAGGGTCCTAAAACCTTAGCCATAGGGGGGCGGTGGAGCTCAAGGTCAGAGACGAGCCGACGACGGAGGAATGCCCAGATCTCGTTCTTGGGGACGATGGCCATAGCTTGCGCTCCGCTGGAGCTCAAGGTTGGAGATAGGGAGGTCGAGGCCTGGATCTCGCGGTTGGGGATGATGGCCATAGCGGGGGAGGTCGAGGTTGGAGATGGGGCGGCGGTGGTCGTCGAGGTCGGTGgcagaaaccctagccgccatgtGCACGGGGAACGGTGGCGCGTGTAGGGCAGGAAGGTAGACCAGGGAAAGTTGGGAACGGCGGTGGTCGTCCAGGTCGCTggtggaaaccctagccgccgcgtGTGCACGGGGAACGGCGTGTGGCGCATGCACAGGCCACTAAGCAGACCTTGGGGGTTGGAGGCAGACCGGGAGAGGTAGGGCACAGAGGTGGTGCCCGTGGCGGCACCAAGTTTTGGTAGCCTGTCGGCGTCAAAGAGGGAGCGAGCGACCAAGACTTTAGCCAAATCGAAGCCCCCGTGTCCTCCTGCTTATATATCGAAGAGCATTTGTTGGAGTGGCTTAAAACACCAGCCTCGAAGAGCATTTGTTGGGGTGGcttaaaacaccagccgcccctacaaatggatttttaggggcggttcctgaggaagccgtccctataaatattttcataatttttaattaataattatgtATTCTATATAATAATTTTAtaattattctatatatgtatatatatattaacaatctgttgatatatatatatatgtatatatatataatttcatattttcttctttacataaaattaaaaacatattttgaaatttCAAATACAactttaggacactaaatgacctcaaataaactcatcaagatttataacttttattttggtcatcttgtcatgtgatttttttttgaatgattcaaaatttgaatttttaaaattgacaacttaaaacaatattttggAATAGTATatgatttcaaatgtaaaagtcatgaatataaaagtttttgaactcatcaagatctataacttttatttttgtcatttcttcatttaacaaagtgtttgcaaacattgttcacaaattgacATATCTCTCATCTAGTTTCATAAACTTTGTGTGACATTCATGAACTTGTGACCAATGTTTTctaaaactttgtcaaatgaagaattgatcaaaataaaagttgtagatcttgatgaattctacaacttttatattgatGACTTTTTTAGGTGAGAAAATTTAGTGTTTCAAAATCTAGTTTGAAGTTATagttatttgaaattcaaaatttgaattgttcaaacaaaatCACATGAAAATATGAACAAACTAATAGCAGTAAGAACACAACAAATggttag
Coding sequences within:
- the LOC136450477 gene encoding exocyst complex component EXO70E2-like; this encodes MMAAEIVKQFSNITLGEDNETCDVKQALKVLRKKILSLDFDNSMHVHDPQDSFEYLEVLRKIKQLSEKLRTLDPGGEAKQLDELTVYAYDLSEMAMARLEEEFVYLLANYKQPLEQEVLSFRSTEDGSVEDFSSSSFSEEQSEGKETPNDISGGTEYFVPDLIQPGALSAVKSIAKFMFLNGYDKECCQAYINSRQSAIDEYFGSLRLEKLSIEDLMNTSWNKLNSLIKRWNRAMRVFIQVYLVSEKRLSKHVFGELTDSTADLCFSEISFNSVIQLLSFYVSVAIGPPKTEKLFRLLDMYDVLEDLLPEAESLFESGYDDMILNEYHEALLQLGESARKTFAEFKYAIQSYTSSSAVARGEVHPLTKYVMNYIRALTAYSKTLDSLLKDTDQRCLASDIQSMANSYPNFMATALHLQSVTAVLEANLEAGSRLYRDDRLQNIFMMNNIHYMVQKVKNSDLKSFLGDNWIRIHNRKFQQQAMRYERASWNNVLSYLSDDGLCAAGDAASRKTIREKIKNFNLSFEEVYRVQTAWSVPDDQLRDDVRISISLKVIQAYRTFVGRYSGFLDGTRHRDRYIKYRPEDLETLLLDLFEGTQKTLQYSLRV
- the LOC136450479 gene encoding uncharacterized protein, with translation MRKLCPNLDRDDSLDTVLEVPIPDEMLINAPGADKRRGAGGANMRAWLKNQAFDRATVDGAASATAELQLFLNVVGSPLIPCPVPHDRAFSRSIRDSSIQASTAKYIIQQYIAATGGQAALQGVRSMYAVGKVRMCASEFHLGDQTVTTAAAQGRAEVGGFVLWQKTPEVWFFELIMAGHKMSAGSDGKIAWRQSAAEHSHVSRGPPRPLRRSLQGLDPRSIANLFSDAVCIGEKVLNNEECFILKLEAGAATLRARSAPAFDIIHHTVWGYFSQRTGLLIQLEDSHLLRMKSGKGHRRSENIFWETSMESVISDYRYIDGINIAHGGHTNVTLFRYGEGSVNHKRKLEETWTVEEADFNVHGLTTDYFLPPADLKKDVEDQNK